A window from Longimicrobium sp. encodes these proteins:
- the hpt gene encoding hypoxanthine phosphoribosyltransferase — MPDTDLTLARTGGRKLTRIVYSAEQIAERVREMGRQIARELPADEPVLVLGLLKGSFIFLSDLVREITRPLQVDFLVASSYGSGTTSSGEVKLLYDPNAEFKDRHVIVVEDIVDSGTTLNRLLPMLEERGPRSLEVCTLLHKHVATTLVKEPRWVGFDAPHEFLIGYGLDHSEDFRNLPFIGSL; from the coding sequence ATGCCTGATACGGATCTGACCCTGGCCCGCACCGGCGGCCGCAAGCTCACACGGATCGTCTACAGCGCCGAGCAGATCGCCGAGCGCGTGCGGGAGATGGGACGACAGATCGCCCGCGAGCTGCCCGCCGACGAGCCGGTGCTGGTGCTGGGACTTCTCAAGGGGTCGTTCATCTTCCTCAGCGACCTCGTCCGCGAGATCACGCGGCCGCTGCAGGTGGACTTTCTGGTGGCGAGCAGCTACGGCAGCGGCACCACCAGCTCCGGCGAGGTGAAGCTGCTGTACGATCCCAACGCCGAGTTCAAGGACCGCCACGTCATCGTGGTGGAAGACATCGTGGACAGCGGCACCACCCTCAACCGCCTCCTCCCGATGCTGGAGGAGCGCGGGCCGCGCTCGCTGGAGGTGTGCACGCTCCTCCACAAGCACGTCGCCACCACGCTGGTGAAGGAGCCCCGCTGGGTTGGGTTCGATGCTCCGCACGAGTTCCTGATCGGCTACGGTCTGGACCACTCGGAGGACTTCCGCAACCTGCCGTTCATCGGGAGCCTGTAG
- the tilS gene encoding tRNA lysidine(34) synthetase TilS, with product MPTTDLPTRFRDRPRALGLDAGAHVLVALSGGMDSVALLHLLRFTTDARVTAAHFDHAMRPGSDADAHWVRGLCTAWGVPLVEARATEPLRTEDDARRARYRFLRQAQSVHGAAHLATAHHADDQAETVLFRVLRGTGIAGLAGIPERGEGGLVRPLLPFWRAELQAYARENGLRWRCDPTNEILGPARNRIRHDLLPRIEKTLAPAARRSLVRLARLARAQEDEWAALTERAAAECVRWESAGAVLVRDRLAAYDSPVAARVVRGVLRRFRVVPGRAGTRSALQFITSAPSGRVHLLPGGTHLIRSDLGLARVEPVGDAPPADRSLVIGGGEGEGTLRLGGRELRVLWGAGGEGVTVAANRLPLTLRGWLPGDRMKTRAGTKKLKKLFLEARIPRPQRARAAVLADAEGHVLWAHGLARAADAEPLPGEATITISITDA from the coding sequence GTGCCCACCACCGACCTCCCCACCCGCTTCCGCGACCGCCCGCGCGCCCTCGGCCTCGACGCCGGCGCGCACGTGCTGGTCGCACTCTCCGGCGGGATGGACTCGGTGGCGCTCCTCCATCTCCTCCGCTTCACCACCGATGCGCGGGTGACGGCGGCGCACTTCGACCACGCCATGCGCCCCGGCAGCGACGCCGACGCGCACTGGGTGCGCGGCCTCTGCACGGCTTGGGGGGTGCCTCTGGTGGAAGCGCGCGCCACGGAGCCGCTCCGCACCGAGGACGACGCACGCCGCGCGCGCTACCGCTTCCTCCGCCAGGCGCAGTCCGTCCACGGTGCCGCCCACCTCGCCACCGCGCACCACGCGGACGACCAGGCGGAGACGGTGCTCTTTCGCGTGCTGCGCGGGACGGGAATCGCCGGCCTGGCCGGCATTCCGGAGCGCGGCGAAGGCGGTCTGGTGCGCCCGCTCCTCCCCTTCTGGCGCGCGGAGCTGCAGGCGTACGCGCGCGAGAACGGGCTGCGCTGGCGGTGCGATCCCACGAACGAAATCCTCGGCCCCGCGCGCAACCGCATCCGCCACGACCTCCTCCCGCGCATCGAAAAGACGCTCGCGCCCGCCGCGCGGCGCAGCCTGGTGCGCCTGGCCCGGCTCGCGCGCGCCCAGGAGGACGAGTGGGCGGCGCTGACGGAGCGCGCGGCGGCGGAGTGCGTGAGGTGGGAATCCGCGGGGGCCGTGCTTGTTCGGGACCGGCTGGCGGCTTATGATTCGCCGGTCGCGGCGCGCGTGGTGCGCGGCGTGCTCCGCCGCTTCCGCGTGGTGCCGGGGCGCGCCGGAACACGCTCGGCGCTACAGTTTATCACATCCGCACCGAGTGGACGCGTCCACCTGCTCCCCGGCGGCACCCACCTGATCCGCAGCGACCTCGGTCTGGCGCGGGTGGAGCCCGTGGGCGACGCGCCCCCGGCCGACCGCTCCCTGGTGATCGGCGGCGGCGAGGGGGAGGGGACGCTGCGGTTGGGCGGGCGCGAGCTCCGCGTCCTCTGGGGCGCGGGCGGCGAGGGGGTCACCGTCGCCGCGAACCGGCTTCCGCTCACCCTGCGCGGCTGGCTCCCGGGCGACCGGATGAAGACCCGCGCGGGGACGAAGAAGCTGAAGAAGCTCTTCCTGGAAGCGCGCATCCCCCGCCCACAGCGGGCGCGCGCCGCGGTACTCGCGGACGCGGAGGGGCACGTGCTCTGGGCCCACGGGCTCGCCCGCGCGGCCGACGCCGAGCCCCTTCCGGGCGAGGCCACGATCACCATCTCGATCACCGATGCCTGA
- a CDS encoding BON domain-containing protein: MPPYDGGYGRQGAGNGFNRNPGYGGGMGQRPAPGPSRYDGSFGGHIVHDEGTFGPARYGLGPYHQRLRKRQRPDEELKSDVEDALFYDTWVDAEAITVEVSGGVVTLRGELPDYDEVRYATDDAWDVDGVRGVRSELRVNSARRPPLDQVGGHHGGRPA; encoded by the coding sequence ATGCCGCCTTACGACGGGGGCTACGGCCGCCAGGGCGCCGGAAACGGCTTCAACCGCAACCCCGGCTACGGCGGCGGGATGGGGCAGCGCCCGGCCCCCGGCCCGAGCCGCTACGACGGCAGCTTCGGCGGCCACATTGTTCACGACGAGGGCACCTTTGGCCCGGCGCGCTATGGCCTCGGCCCCTACCACCAGCGCCTCCGCAAGCGCCAGCGCCCGGACGAGGAGCTGAAGAGCGACGTGGAGGACGCCCTCTTCTACGATACCTGGGTGGATGCCGAGGCGATCACCGTGGAAGTGAGCGGCGGCGTCGTCACCCTGCGCGGCGAGCTCCCCGACTACGACGAGGTCCGCTACGCCACCGACGACGCCTGGGACGTGGACGGCGTGCGCGGCGTCCGCTCGGAGCTGCGCGTGAACAGCGCCCGCCGCCCCCCGCTGGACCAGGTCGGCGGGCACCACGGCGGCCGCCCCGCCTGA
- a CDS encoding glycerophosphodiester phosphodiesterase, translating to MSTRPGFRYLAGAPLLIAHRGGSGLAPENTLTAFRRALEWWRADVLEIDVQPTRDGDAVVIHDPNVDRTTDGSGPVCELTARELAGLDTGYRFTPDGGATFPFRGAGVRISTLREVLEALPHARVNVEIKDARAQEPVWETVRALGAEQRVLIAAGDRKNRARFATYPGPTSASSQEMYAFFALHKLRLGRLYRPAVDAWQMPDRHGGRQVLDPLWVREAHAKNVAVHVWTIDETEDMRRLLSWGVDGIVSDRPDRLARVLHEVAARPLPPGPPAGEMEPWLARLLRA from the coding sequence ATGTCCACCCGTCCCGGCTTCCGCTACCTCGCCGGCGCCCCCCTCCTGATCGCGCACCGCGGCGGCTCCGGCCTCGCGCCCGAGAACACCCTCACTGCGTTCCGCCGCGCGCTGGAGTGGTGGCGCGCCGACGTGCTGGAGATCGACGTCCAGCCGACGCGCGACGGGGATGCGGTGGTGATCCACGATCCCAACGTGGACCGGACGACGGACGGCAGCGGGCCCGTGTGCGAGCTGACGGCGCGCGAGCTGGCGGGGCTGGACACGGGGTACCGCTTCACGCCGGACGGGGGCGCCACCTTCCCCTTCCGCGGCGCGGGCGTGCGCATCTCCACCCTGCGCGAGGTGCTGGAGGCGCTGCCGCACGCGCGCGTGAACGTGGAGATCAAGGACGCGCGGGCGCAGGAGCCGGTTTGGGAGACGGTGCGGGCGCTGGGGGCCGAGCAGCGCGTGCTGATCGCGGCGGGAGATCGAAAGAACCGCGCGCGCTTCGCCACGTACCCCGGCCCCACCAGCGCATCGTCGCAGGAGATGTACGCGTTCTTCGCCCTCCACAAGCTGCGCCTCGGCCGCCTGTACCGCCCCGCCGTCGATGCGTGGCAGATGCCCGACAGGCACGGCGGACGGCAGGTGCTCGACCCGCTCTGGGTGCGGGAGGCGCACGCGAAGAACGTGGCCGTGCACGTGTGGACGATCGACGAGACGGAAGACATGCGCCGCCTCCTCTCCTGGGGCGTCGACGGCATCGTGAGCGACCGTCCGGACCGCCTGGCGCGCGTCCTCCACGAAGTCGCCGCGCGCCCGCTTCCCCCCGGCCCGCCGGCGGGCGAGATGGAGCCGTGGCTGGCGCGGTTGTTGCGCGCCTGA
- a CDS encoding pentapeptide repeat-containing protein, giving the protein MEQRILSDRDLWMLVASGHLNLRGAVLDGARLERANLAGANLERSSLRGAQLAGANLKGANLSGAELEGADLKGADLIEANLTEAYLKSAGLWGAYLERATLEWAYMEGAYLEWAYLKRAHLTGAYLKGAILTGADMEKANLKGANLTGAYLRGVELGGAMLEYATLEHADLGGAKLHGADLKGANLTGATLVSADLSGADLSGCTLKGADLSGANLERANLAGADLERAELGDARVTAEQLESAVREVEREQRTA; this is encoded by the coding sequence ATGGAGCAGCGGATCCTGTCGGACCGGGACCTTTGGATGCTGGTCGCGTCGGGGCACCTCAACCTGCGCGGCGCCGTGCTGGACGGGGCGCGGCTGGAGCGCGCCAACCTGGCCGGCGCCAACCTGGAGCGCTCGTCGCTGCGGGGGGCGCAGCTGGCGGGCGCCAACCTCAAGGGCGCCAACCTGAGCGGCGCCGAGCTGGAGGGCGCCGACCTCAAGGGCGCCGACCTGATCGAAGCCAACCTCACCGAGGCCTATCTCAAGAGCGCCGGGCTGTGGGGCGCCTACCTGGAGCGCGCCACGCTGGAGTGGGCGTACATGGAGGGAGCCTACCTGGAGTGGGCCTACCTCAAGCGCGCGCACCTCACCGGAGCGTATCTCAAGGGCGCCATCCTGACGGGCGCGGACATGGAGAAGGCGAACCTCAAGGGCGCCAACCTCACCGGCGCATACCTGCGCGGGGTGGAGCTGGGCGGGGCGATGCTGGAGTATGCCACGCTGGAGCACGCGGACCTGGGCGGCGCCAAGCTGCACGGGGCCGACCTCAAGGGCGCCAACCTGACGGGCGCCACCCTCGTCTCCGCCGATCTCTCGGGCGCGGACCTTTCCGGCTGCACGCTCAAGGGCGCGGACCTCAGCGGCGCCAACCTGGAGCGCGCCAACCTCGCCGGCGCCGACCTGGAGCGCGCCGAGCTGGGCGACGCGCGCGTCACCGCCGAGCAGCTCGAGTCCGCGGTGCGCGAGGTGGAGCGGGAGCAGCGCACCGCCTGA